A stretch of Mustela nigripes isolate SB6536 chromosome 6, MUSNIG.SB6536, whole genome shotgun sequence DNA encodes these proteins:
- the HDAC10 gene encoding polyamine deacetylase HDAC10 isoform X2 gives MRTALVYHEEMTAARLLWDDPECEIERPERLTAAVERLQQGGLEQRCLQLAAREASEAELGLVHSPEYVSLMRGTQALSTEELQALSGQYDAVYFHPSTFHCARLAAGAALQLVDAVLTGTAHNGLALVRPPGHHSQRAAANGFCVFNNVAIAARYAQKRHGVHRILIVDWDVHHGQGIQYIFEDDPSVLYFSWHRYEHGRFWPYLRESDADAVGLGPGRGFTVNLPWNQVGMGNADYMAAFLHVLLPVAFEFDPELVLVSAGFDSAIGDPEGQMQATPECFAHLTQLLQVLAGGRVCAVLEGGYHLESLSQSVCMVLKALLGDPAPPLLGPMVPQHSALESIQSVRAAQAPHWTSLWQQERRPSPVSPGGPKCKAAEAQTSAVLSSLLDRLHLCATPPVRTAIALTAPAAAMVLPPDILRQEESAPREETQAWARLHEALTQDTAFTALGKVLHLLNGILDGQVSSGIATTPAAASTLEVVLRQGLSHGAQRVFCVALGQLDRPPDLANDGRTLWLNIRGKEAAALSTLHVSVPLSGTTGGFLSCILALVLPLAYGFQPDLVLVALGPAHGLQDPQAALLAALLRGPAGGRVLVLVEQESTCQLVGVLARVLHGDPPPSLGPFSVASPDDVQALVHLRGQLEAQWEMLQVAAPSGVP, from the exons cCCAGAGTATGTGTCCCTGATGCGAGGAACCCAGGCCTTGAGCACCGAGGAACTACAGGCGCTGTCTGGACAGTACGATGCTGTCTACTTCCACCCG agTACCTTCCACTGCGCCCGGCTGGCCGCGGGAGCTGCGCTGCAGCTGGTGGATGCTGTGCTGACCGGAACTGCACACAATGGGCTCGCCCTGGTGAG ACCTCCGGGGCACCACAGCCAGAGGGCTGCTGCCAATGGATTTTGTGTGTTCAACAACGTGGCCATAGCAGCCAGATATGCCCAGAAGCGGCACGGCGTGCACAG GATCCTCATTGTCGACTGGGACGTCCACCACGGTCAGGGCATCCAGTATATCTTCGAGGATGACCCCAG tgttctttatttctcctggCACCGCTATGAGCACGGTCGCTTTTGGCCTTATCTTCGGGAGTCAGATGCAGACGCTGTTGGGCTAGGGCCAGGCCGAGGCTTCACTGTCAACCTGCCCTGGAACCAG GTTGGGATGGGCAATGCGGATTACATGGCCGCCTTCCTGCACGTGCTGCTCCCTGTGGCCTTTGAG TTTGACCCTGAGCTGGTGCTCGTCTCAGCAGGCTTTGACTCGGCAATTGGGGATCCCGAG GGGCAGATGCAGGCCACTCCCGAGTGCTTCGCCCACCTCACGCAGCTGCTGCAAGTGCTGGCCGGCGGCCGGGTCTGTGCTGTGCTGGAG ggaGGCTACCACCTGGAGTCGCTGTCTCAGTCCGTGTGCATGGTGCTGAAGGCGCTGCTGGGTGACCCTGCCCCGCCCCTGTTGGGGCCCATGGTGCCTCAGCACAG tGCCCTGGAGTCCATCCAGAGCGTCCGGGCAGCCCAGGCCCCTCACTGGACCAGCCTTTGGCAGCAAG AGAGGAGACCCTCCCCTGTATCGCCTGGGGGACCCAAATGCAAGGCAGCGGAGGCCCAGACTTCGGCTGTTCTGAGTTCACTCCTGGACCGGCTGCACCTCTGCGCCACACCCCCTGTCCGCACGGCTATTGCCCTGACTGCGCCGGCTGCTGCCATGGTCCTGCCCCCCGACATTCTCCGTCAGGAGGAGTCAGCCCCAAGGGAGGAGACACAGGCCTGGGCCAG GCTGCACGAGGCCCTGACCCAGGACACGGCTTTCACTGCACTTGGGAAGGTCCTGCATCTGTTGAATGGGATCCTGGATGGACAG GTGAGCAGCGGCATCGCGACAACCCCAGCGGCAGCCTCCACTCTGGAGGTCGTCCTTCGACAGGGCTTGTCCCACGGAGCCCAGAG GGTGTTCTGTGTGGCTTTGGGACAGCTGGATCGGCCCCCAGACCTTGCCAATGATGG GAGGACCCTGTGGCTGAACATCAGAGGCAAAGAAGCGGCTGCCCTGTCCACGCTCCACGTGTCTGTGCCGCTGTCAGGG ACGACGGGTGGGTTCTTGAGCTGCATCCTGGCGCTTGTGCTGCCCCTGGCCTATGGCTTCCAGCCTGATCTGGTGCTGGTGGCGCTTGGACCAGCCCATGGCCTCCAGGACCCCCAAGctgcactcctggctgcccttcTACGGGGACCAGCGGGGGGCCGAGTCTTGGTCCTCGTGGAGCAG GAGTCCACATGCCAGCTTGTGGGAGTCCTGGCCCGGGTGTTGCATGGAGACCCCCCCCCGAGCCTGGGTCCCTTCTCCGTGGCCTCCCCAGATGACGTGCAGGCCCTGGTGCACTTGAGAGGGCAGCTGGAAGCACAGTGGGAGATGCTGCAGGTGGCTG CTCCTTCTGGAGTGCCGTGA
- the HDAC10 gene encoding polyamine deacetylase HDAC10 isoform X3 codes for MRTALVYHEEMTAARLLWDDPECEIERPERLTAAVERLQQGGLEQRCLQLAAREASEAELGLVHSPEYVSLMRGTQALSTEELQALSGQYDAVYFHPSTFHCARLAAGAALQLVDAVLTGTAHNGLALVRPPGHHSQRAAANGFCVFNNVAIAARYAQKRHGVHRILIVDWDVHHGQGIQYIFEDDPSVLYFSWHRYEHGRFWPYLRESDADAVGLGPGRGFTVNLPWNQVGMGNADYMAAFLHVLLPVAFEALSCLSPPGPVHSLTLSWCSSQQALTRQLGIPRGRCRPLPSASPTSRSCCKCWPAAGSVLCWSALESIQSVRAAQAPHWTSLWQQGSTPTLSLSTCSPERRPSPVSPGGPKCKAAEAQTSAVLSSLLDRLHLCATPPVRTAIALTAPAAAMVLPPDILRQEESAPREETQAWARLHEALTQDTAFTALGKVLHLLNGILDGQVSSGIATTPAAASTLEVVLRQGLSHGAQRVFCVALGQLDRPPDLANDGRTLWLNIRGKEAAALSTLHVSVPLSGTTGGFLSCILALVLPLAYGFQPDLVLVALGPAHGLQDPQAALLAALLRGPAGGRVLVLVEQESTCQLVGVLARVLHGDPPPSLGPFSVASPDDVQALVHLRGQLEAQWEMLQVAAPSGVP; via the exons cCCAGAGTATGTGTCCCTGATGCGAGGAACCCAGGCCTTGAGCACCGAGGAACTACAGGCGCTGTCTGGACAGTACGATGCTGTCTACTTCCACCCG agTACCTTCCACTGCGCCCGGCTGGCCGCGGGAGCTGCGCTGCAGCTGGTGGATGCTGTGCTGACCGGAACTGCACACAATGGGCTCGCCCTGGTGAG ACCTCCGGGGCACCACAGCCAGAGGGCTGCTGCCAATGGATTTTGTGTGTTCAACAACGTGGCCATAGCAGCCAGATATGCCCAGAAGCGGCACGGCGTGCACAG GATCCTCATTGTCGACTGGGACGTCCACCACGGTCAGGGCATCCAGTATATCTTCGAGGATGACCCCAG tgttctttatttctcctggCACCGCTATGAGCACGGTCGCTTTTGGCCTTATCTTCGGGAGTCAGATGCAGACGCTGTTGGGCTAGGGCCAGGCCGAGGCTTCACTGTCAACCTGCCCTGGAACCAG GTTGGGATGGGCAATGCGGATTACATGGCCGCCTTCCTGCACGTGCTGCTCCCTGTGGCCTTTGAG GCTCTGTCTTGCCTGTCCCCACCTGGCCCTGTCCACAGTTTGACCCTGAGCTGGTGCTCGTCTCAGCAGGCTTTGACTCGGCAATTGGGGATCCCGAG GGGCAGATGCAGGCCACTCCCGAGTGCTTCGCCCACCTCACGCAGCTGCTGCAAGTGCTGGCCGGCGGCCGGGTCTGTGCTGTGCTGGAG tGCCCTGGAGTCCATCCAGAGCGTCCGGGCAGCCCAGGCCCCTCACTGGACCAGCCTTTGGCAGCAAG GGTCGACACCCACACTGAGTCTCAGCACGTGCTCCCCAGAGAGGAGACCCTCCCCTGTATCGCCTGGGGGACCCAAATGCAAGGCAGCGGAGGCCCAGACTTCGGCTGTTCTGAGTTCACTCCTGGACCGGCTGCACCTCTGCGCCACACCCCCTGTCCGCACGGCTATTGCCCTGACTGCGCCGGCTGCTGCCATGGTCCTGCCCCCCGACATTCTCCGTCAGGAGGAGTCAGCCCCAAGGGAGGAGACACAGGCCTGGGCCAG GCTGCACGAGGCCCTGACCCAGGACACGGCTTTCACTGCACTTGGGAAGGTCCTGCATCTGTTGAATGGGATCCTGGATGGACAG GTGAGCAGCGGCATCGCGACAACCCCAGCGGCAGCCTCCACTCTGGAGGTCGTCCTTCGACAGGGCTTGTCCCACGGAGCCCAGAG GGTGTTCTGTGTGGCTTTGGGACAGCTGGATCGGCCCCCAGACCTTGCCAATGATGG GAGGACCCTGTGGCTGAACATCAGAGGCAAAGAAGCGGCTGCCCTGTCCACGCTCCACGTGTCTGTGCCGCTGTCAGGG ACGACGGGTGGGTTCTTGAGCTGCATCCTGGCGCTTGTGCTGCCCCTGGCCTATGGCTTCCAGCCTGATCTGGTGCTGGTGGCGCTTGGACCAGCCCATGGCCTCCAGGACCCCCAAGctgcactcctggctgcccttcTACGGGGACCAGCGGGGGGCCGAGTCTTGGTCCTCGTGGAGCAG GAGTCCACATGCCAGCTTGTGGGAGTCCTGGCCCGGGTGTTGCATGGAGACCCCCCCCCGAGCCTGGGTCCCTTCTCCGTGGCCTCCCCAGATGACGTGCAGGCCCTGGTGCACTTGAGAGGGCAGCTGGAAGCACAGTGGGAGATGCTGCAGGTGGCTG CTCCTTCTGGAGTGCCGTGA
- the HDAC10 gene encoding polyamine deacetylase HDAC10 isoform X1, translated as MRTALVYHEEMTAARLLWDDPECEIERPERLTAAVERLQQGGLEQRCLQLAAREASEAELGLVHSPEYVSLMRGTQALSTEELQALSGQYDAVYFHPSTFHCARLAAGAALQLVDAVLTGTAHNGLALVRPPGHHSQRAAANGFCVFNNVAIAARYAQKRHGVHRILIVDWDVHHGQGIQYIFEDDPSVLYFSWHRYEHGRFWPYLRESDADAVGLGPGRGFTVNLPWNQVGMGNADYMAAFLHVLLPVAFEFDPELVLVSAGFDSAIGDPEGQMQATPECFAHLTQLLQVLAGGRVCAVLEGGYHLESLSQSVCMVLKALLGDPAPPLLGPMVPQHSALESIQSVRAAQAPHWTSLWQQGSTPTLSLSTCSPERRPSPVSPGGPKCKAAEAQTSAVLSSLLDRLHLCATPPVRTAIALTAPAAAMVLPPDILRQEESAPREETQAWARLHEALTQDTAFTALGKVLHLLNGILDGQVSSGIATTPAAASTLEVVLRQGLSHGAQRVFCVALGQLDRPPDLANDGRTLWLNIRGKEAAALSTLHVSVPLSGTTGGFLSCILALVLPLAYGFQPDLVLVALGPAHGLQDPQAALLAALLRGPAGGRVLVLVEQESTCQLVGVLARVLHGDPPPSLGPFSVASPDDVQALVHLRGQLEAQWEMLQVAAPSGVP; from the exons cCCAGAGTATGTGTCCCTGATGCGAGGAACCCAGGCCTTGAGCACCGAGGAACTACAGGCGCTGTCTGGACAGTACGATGCTGTCTACTTCCACCCG agTACCTTCCACTGCGCCCGGCTGGCCGCGGGAGCTGCGCTGCAGCTGGTGGATGCTGTGCTGACCGGAACTGCACACAATGGGCTCGCCCTGGTGAG ACCTCCGGGGCACCACAGCCAGAGGGCTGCTGCCAATGGATTTTGTGTGTTCAACAACGTGGCCATAGCAGCCAGATATGCCCAGAAGCGGCACGGCGTGCACAG GATCCTCATTGTCGACTGGGACGTCCACCACGGTCAGGGCATCCAGTATATCTTCGAGGATGACCCCAG tgttctttatttctcctggCACCGCTATGAGCACGGTCGCTTTTGGCCTTATCTTCGGGAGTCAGATGCAGACGCTGTTGGGCTAGGGCCAGGCCGAGGCTTCACTGTCAACCTGCCCTGGAACCAG GTTGGGATGGGCAATGCGGATTACATGGCCGCCTTCCTGCACGTGCTGCTCCCTGTGGCCTTTGAG TTTGACCCTGAGCTGGTGCTCGTCTCAGCAGGCTTTGACTCGGCAATTGGGGATCCCGAG GGGCAGATGCAGGCCACTCCCGAGTGCTTCGCCCACCTCACGCAGCTGCTGCAAGTGCTGGCCGGCGGCCGGGTCTGTGCTGTGCTGGAG ggaGGCTACCACCTGGAGTCGCTGTCTCAGTCCGTGTGCATGGTGCTGAAGGCGCTGCTGGGTGACCCTGCCCCGCCCCTGTTGGGGCCCATGGTGCCTCAGCACAG tGCCCTGGAGTCCATCCAGAGCGTCCGGGCAGCCCAGGCCCCTCACTGGACCAGCCTTTGGCAGCAAG GGTCGACACCCACACTGAGTCTCAGCACGTGCTCCCCAGAGAGGAGACCCTCCCCTGTATCGCCTGGGGGACCCAAATGCAAGGCAGCGGAGGCCCAGACTTCGGCTGTTCTGAGTTCACTCCTGGACCGGCTGCACCTCTGCGCCACACCCCCTGTCCGCACGGCTATTGCCCTGACTGCGCCGGCTGCTGCCATGGTCCTGCCCCCCGACATTCTCCGTCAGGAGGAGTCAGCCCCAAGGGAGGAGACACAGGCCTGGGCCAG GCTGCACGAGGCCCTGACCCAGGACACGGCTTTCACTGCACTTGGGAAGGTCCTGCATCTGTTGAATGGGATCCTGGATGGACAG GTGAGCAGCGGCATCGCGACAACCCCAGCGGCAGCCTCCACTCTGGAGGTCGTCCTTCGACAGGGCTTGTCCCACGGAGCCCAGAG GGTGTTCTGTGTGGCTTTGGGACAGCTGGATCGGCCCCCAGACCTTGCCAATGATGG GAGGACCCTGTGGCTGAACATCAGAGGCAAAGAAGCGGCTGCCCTGTCCACGCTCCACGTGTCTGTGCCGCTGTCAGGG ACGACGGGTGGGTTCTTGAGCTGCATCCTGGCGCTTGTGCTGCCCCTGGCCTATGGCTTCCAGCCTGATCTGGTGCTGGTGGCGCTTGGACCAGCCCATGGCCTCCAGGACCCCCAAGctgcactcctggctgcccttcTACGGGGACCAGCGGGGGGCCGAGTCTTGGTCCTCGTGGAGCAG GAGTCCACATGCCAGCTTGTGGGAGTCCTGGCCCGGGTGTTGCATGGAGACCCCCCCCCGAGCCTGGGTCCCTTCTCCGTGGCCTCCCCAGATGACGTGCAGGCCCTGGTGCACTTGAGAGGGCAGCTGGAAGCACAGTGGGAGATGCTGCAGGTGGCTG CTCCTTCTGGAGTGCCGTGA